One Acanthopagrus latus isolate v.2019 chromosome 12, fAcaLat1.1, whole genome shotgun sequence genomic region harbors:
- the spra gene encoding sepiapterin reductase a — translation MSSTERTRTDLGRALCIITGASRGLGRTVAREMSRLVKPGSALVLAARSADDLRALKVELAESEAGRAGLVVECVVADLGEVGGLESVVRASEEAFSEHMDHIILFNNAGSLGDVSRNTQSFTDMAEVDSYLSFNVSSSLCLTARVLQAFPQRPGVRRTVVNISSLCALQPSRSWVLYCTGKAARDMMFKVLAEEEPDLRVLSYAPGPLDTAMQTEARSRTGDPSLRKSYSDMFAQSQLLSCEASCAKLTKLLLEDSYTSGAHVDFYDL, via the exons ATGTCCTCCACTGAGCGGACGCGCACAGACCTGGGCCGGGCGCTCTGTATCATCACCGGGGCCTCCAGAGGCCTTGGCCGGACCGTAGCCAGGGAGATGTCTCGGCTGGTGAAGCCCGGCTCGGCGCTCGTCCTGGCGGCCCGCTCCGCTGACGATCTGCGGGCTCTGAAGGTGGAGCTGGCCGAGTCGGAGGCGGGCAGAGCCGGCCTGGTGGTCGAGTGCGTGGTGGCGGATCTGGGTGAGGTGGGAGGGCTGGAGAGTGTTGTTAGAGCATCCGAGGAGGCCTTCAGTGAACACATGGACCACATCATACTGTTCAACAACGCCG GCTCCTTGGGTGACGTGTCCCGCAACACCCAAAGCTTCACCGACATGGCCGAGGTGGACTCCTACTTGTCTTTTAATGTCAGCTCCTCCCTGTGCCTCACTGCCAGAGTCCTGCAGGCTTTCCCTCAGCGTCCAGGTGTAAGGCGGACTGTGGTCAACATCAGCTCGCTGTGCGCCCTGCAGCCGTCCCGCTCCTGGGTGCTGTACTGCACTGGCAAGGCTGCCAGAGACATGATGTTCAAAGTCCTGGCAGAGGAGGAGCCGGACCTGCGGGTGCTCAGCTACGCTCCAG GCCCTCTGGACACCGCAATGCAGACGGAGGCGAGATCCAGAACAGGTGATCCCAGCCTCAGGAAGTCTTACTCTGACATGTTTGCTCAGAGCCAGCTGCTCAGCTGTGAGGCGTCCTGTGCCAAGCTGACGAAGCTGCTGC
- the LOC119030060 gene encoding excitatory amino acid transporter 1-like: MQRLREGIHIRTMKAKRKVEEISKEDIQAFLKKNAFVLFTVAAVVVGIALGFTLRPYKMTYREVKYFSFPGELLMRMLQMLVLPLLVSSLITGMAALDSKASGKMGMRAVIYYMTTTFIAVFIGIIIVLIIHPGKGSKDEFGKQQTIEQVSPADAFLDLIRNMFPPNLVQACTQQFKTKYGKRVVHVTVTVNDTLFNSTNATQEVMEITREEAIPVPGQVNGVNALGLVVFSMCFGLIIGNMKEQGQLLRDFFDSLNEAIMRLVAIIMWYAPIGILFLIAGKIVEMDDLTQMGGQLGMYVITVIIGLMIHAILILPTLYFAITRQNPFIFIAGLLQALVTALGTSSSSATLPVTFKCLEENNKIDKRITRFVLPVGATINMDGTALYEALAAIFIAQVNNMEMNFGQIITISITATAASIGAAGIPQAGLVTMVIVLTSVGLPTDDITLIIAVDWFLDRLRTTTNVLGDSIGAGIVEFLSRHELRSKDVEMGNSVLEEKERKKPYKLISQDSDFENDKRAHSESNM, from the exons ATGCAGCGACTCAGGGAAGGCATTCACATACGCACCATGAAGGCAAAGAGGAAAGTGGAGGAGATCTCCAAAGAGGACATCCAGGCTTTCCTCAAGAAGAACGCCTTTGTGCTGTTTACAGTCGCCGCAGTTGTTGTAG GTATCGCTCTGGGATTCACGCTTCGCCCGTATAAGATGACCTATCGAGAAGTTAAGTACTTCTCTTTCCCCGGAGAGCTGTTGATGAGGATGCTTCAGATGCTGGTTCTGCCCTTACTCGTCTCCAGTCTCATAACAG GAATGGCAGCTTTGGACAGCAAAGCTTCGGGAAAGATGGGCATGAGAGCTGTGATTTACTACATGACCACGACGTTTATCGCTGTTTTCATCGGCATCATAATCGTCCTCATCATCCACCCAGGAAAAGGATCCAAAGATGAGTTTGGAAAGCAGCAGACGATAGAGCAAGTCAGTCCTGCTGATGCCTTCTTAGATCTGATCAG aaacatgtttccacCGAACCTGGTCCAAGCTTGCACACAGCAG TTCAAAACCAAATATGGCAAGCGAGTGGTCCATGTGACGGTGACGGTGAATGACACCCTCTTCAACTCAACCAATGCCACCCAGGAGGTCATGGAGATCACCCGGGAGGAAGCGATCCCAGTGCCGGGTCAGGTGAATGGGGTCAATGCTCTCGGGCTGGTGGTCTTCTCCATGTGCTTTGGTCTAATAATTGGCAACATGAAGGAGCAGGGCCAGCTCCTAAGAGACTTCTTTGACAGCCTCAATGAAGCTATCATGCGGCTGGTTGCCATCATCATGTG GTATGCTCCTATTGGTATTCTGTTCCTGATTGCAGGAAAGATTGTGGAGATGGATGATCTGACACAGATGGGTGGTCAGCTGGGCATGTAtgtcatcacagttatcattgGCTTGATGATCCATGCCATTCTTATTCTGCCCACTCTTTATTTTGCTATCACTCGGCAAAACCCCTTTATCTTCATCGCTGGGCTCCTGCAAGCTCTGGTGACAGCTCTAGGGACCTCCTCAAG CTCAGCCACCCTGCCTGTCACCTTTAAATgtctggaggaaaacaacaaaattgaCAAGCGAATCACTCGTTTTGTGCTGCCCGTCGGTGCCACCATCAACATGGATGGAACAGCTCTGTATGAGGCACTGGCAGCCATCTTCATCGCCCAGGTCAACAATATGGAGATGAACTTTGGTCAAATCATTACCATCAg taTTACGGCCACTGCAGCCAGTATTGGAGCTGCTGGCATCCCGCAGGCAGGCTTGGTCACCATGGTGATTGTACTGACCTCTGTAGGACTTcccactgatgacatcactcttATCATTGCAGTTGATTGGTTCCT GGACCGCCTGCGTACCACAACCAATGTTTTAGGGGATTCGATTGGAGCCGGCATTGTTGAGTTTCTGTCTCGACATGAGCTTCGCAGCAAAGACGTGGAGATGGGGAACTCagtgctggaggagaaggagaggaagaaacctTACAAGCTCATCTCCCAGGATAGtgattttgaaaatgacaaacgTGCTCACAGTGAATCAAACATGTAG